In a single window of the Tautonia rosea genome:
- a CDS encoding Ca2+-dependent phosphoinositide-specific phospholipase C, translating into MIVPWLLLLLSLPTAGAADPIDDDLRLNQVQVIGTHNSYHLAPSPGVMGMIAQLSPRQAEAIDYSHRPLAEQFGTLLIRQIELDVFADPDGGRYARPMAREALIGRGEDPGPDPNRDGVLNPPGPKVLHVQDIDYLTTAATLADALAQVRDWSKANPQHVPILILIELKDRAVPGLSQPAPIGAEALAEIERTLRSAFEPDHLLTPDDVRGDFDTLPEALNARGWPRLAEVRGRVVFALDNTDRIRDLYLDGHPNLAGRVMFADAGSTDHPAASWFKRNDPIGQFDEIQRLVRAGFLVRTRADADTRQARSGDTTQRDRAFASGAQFVSTDYPEPDPRFTEYRVTLPDQAEAIPNPVALGSDTGGQAIP; encoded by the coding sequence ATGATCGTCCCCTGGCTCCTCCTGTTGCTTTCGCTGCCGACGGCCGGCGCGGCCGATCCGATCGACGACGACCTGCGCCTGAATCAGGTGCAGGTCATCGGCACGCACAACTCGTATCACCTTGCCCCCAGCCCCGGCGTGATGGGCATGATCGCCCAGCTCAGCCCGAGGCAGGCCGAGGCGATCGACTACTCGCATCGTCCCCTGGCCGAGCAGTTCGGCACTCTGCTCATCCGGCAGATCGAGCTCGACGTCTTCGCCGACCCCGACGGCGGCCGCTATGCCCGGCCAATGGCCCGCGAGGCCCTCATTGGCCGCGGCGAAGATCCCGGCCCCGACCCGAACCGCGACGGCGTGCTCAACCCCCCCGGTCCGAAGGTCCTTCACGTTCAGGATATCGACTATTTGACCACTGCGGCGACCCTGGCCGACGCCCTGGCCCAGGTCCGCGACTGGTCGAAGGCGAATCCGCAACACGTACCGATCCTCATCCTCATCGAGCTGAAAGACCGCGCCGTCCCCGGTCTTTCTCAGCCGGCGCCGATCGGCGCCGAGGCCCTCGCCGAAATCGAGCGGACGCTCCGATCGGCCTTCGAACCCGATCACCTGCTCACCCCCGACGACGTTCGAGGCGACTTCGACACCCTTCCCGAGGCCCTCAACGCCCGAGGCTGGCCCCGATTGGCCGAGGTTCGTGGTCGGGTCGTCTTCGCGCTTGACAATACCGACCGCATTCGAGACCTCTACCTCGACGGGCACCCGAACCTCGCCGGTCGCGTCATGTTCGCCGATGCCGGGAGCACCGATCACCCCGCGGCCTCCTGGTTCAAACGCAATGATCCGATCGGGCAGTTCGACGAGATCCAGCGTCTTGTCCGCGCCGGTTTCCTCGTCCGGACCCGAGCCGATGCCGACACTCGCCAGGCCCGATCGGGCGACACAACCCAGCGCGATCGGGCCTTTGCCAGCGGTGCCCAGTTCGTCAGCACCGATTACCCCGAGCCCGACCCCCGGTTCACCGAGTACCGCGTCACCTTGCCCGACCAGGCCGAGGCGATCCCCAATCCGGTCGCCCTCGGGAGCGACACCGGGGGTCAGGCCATTCCCTGA
- a CDS encoding site-2 protease family protein, which translates to MSDPFSWSINLGRWAGVPVRVHFLLIVFVVVKLLGATLLNGEGDVDLLETLAWLGLLALALGVHELGHVAASYRLDMEPDEIRLWPLGNFQGPQPVSVARARESMAVALAGPLTSLSLAAILGVGLLFADARMTLNPFGSGGSGSGAPTIAGEPAEALGAIWMVGWFAYLNWVLFLANLIPALPLDGGRVLRAYLAGPSLTSSRDGLIAPWMARSFAVLLAIIGVIRLLFFSGSTGGFELIGLAILIELMVRFEMRMLEEGGFYEDNLFGYDFSEGYTSLEGSGPVVRPYRENALARWRRRRSEARRQRQSSKEAAEERRMDEILAKIHEQGRDALTPEEQRFLTRVSTKYRKRPRSKG; encoded by the coding sequence ATGTCCGATCCGTTCTCCTGGTCGATCAACCTGGGCCGATGGGCGGGTGTCCCGGTCCGGGTCCATTTTCTGCTGATTGTCTTCGTGGTCGTGAAGCTGCTGGGGGCGACCCTGCTGAACGGCGAGGGGGACGTTGATCTCCTGGAAACGCTCGCCTGGCTGGGTTTGCTGGCCCTGGCGCTCGGCGTGCATGAGCTGGGACATGTGGCGGCCAGCTATCGGCTCGACATGGAGCCGGACGAGATCAGGCTCTGGCCCCTGGGAAATTTTCAGGGGCCGCAACCGGTGTCGGTCGCCCGCGCCCGAGAGTCGATGGCCGTGGCGCTGGCCGGCCCGCTCACGAGCCTCAGCCTGGCGGCGATTCTCGGAGTCGGCCTGCTCTTTGCCGATGCCCGGATGACGCTCAACCCGTTCGGCTCGGGCGGATCGGGCAGCGGAGCGCCGACCATCGCCGGCGAGCCGGCCGAGGCCCTCGGGGCGATCTGGATGGTCGGCTGGTTCGCCTACCTCAACTGGGTCCTGTTCCTGGCGAACCTGATTCCGGCCTTGCCGCTCGATGGGGGACGGGTCTTGCGGGCGTATCTGGCTGGGCCGTCGTTGACGTCGTCGCGAGACGGCCTGATCGCCCCGTGGATGGCCCGGTCGTTCGCCGTCTTGCTGGCGATCATCGGCGTGATCCGCCTGCTGTTCTTCTCCGGAAGCACGGGGGGGTTCGAGCTGATCGGCCTGGCGATCCTGATCGAGCTGATGGTCCGCTTCGAGATGCGGATGCTCGAAGAAGGAGGCTTCTACGAGGACAACCTCTTCGGCTACGACTTCTCGGAAGGCTACACGAGCCTCGAAGGGAGCGGTCCGGTGGTCCGCCCGTACCGCGAGAACGCCCTGGCCCGATGGCGTCGGCGGCGGTCCGAGGCGCGTCGGCAGCGGCAGTCGAGCAAGGAGGCCGCCGAGGAGCGCCGGATGGACGAGATCCTCGCCAAGATCCACGAGCAGGGGCGCGATGCTCTGACCCCTGAGGAACAACGCTTCCTCACCCGAGTCAGTACGAAGTACCGCAAGCGGCCCCGTTCGAAGGGGTGA
- a CDS encoding homocysteine S-methyltransferase family protein, translating to MIGPILLDAAMGTRLIARGLDLTRDDPSLWNLDRPESVAAIHRLDIEAGADAVTTNTFGANRLWLARYGRAADVVAINRQAATLAREAAGPDRLVLGCLGPTAPGSEDEAEQARLLADEGVDALLLETNRTTEPIGDRLQRLHKVVGLPMIVTYALVADDDPLPAFDFDPDEVGLQAIGWNCIPPDRAVTLPDRLRRPVGLPLVMRPSGGGWEGEIPRLLDCGVRYFGGCCGTTEADVADLRRALGPPQRARPSG from the coding sequence ATGATCGGCCCGATCTTGCTCGACGCCGCGATGGGCACCCGCCTGATCGCCCGAGGGCTCGACCTGACCCGAGACGACCCGAGCCTCTGGAACCTTGACCGGCCCGAGAGCGTTGCCGCGATCCACCGGCTCGACATCGAGGCCGGAGCCGATGCCGTGACGACCAACACCTTCGGCGCAAACCGATTGTGGCTCGCCCGCTACGGTCGGGCCGCCGACGTGGTGGCGATCAACCGACAGGCCGCGACCCTCGCCCGCGAGGCGGCTGGCCCCGATCGGCTCGTGCTCGGCTGTCTTGGCCCGACCGCCCCCGGCAGCGAGGACGAGGCGGAACAGGCCCGGCTGCTCGCCGACGAAGGGGTCGATGCCCTCTTGCTGGAAACGAACAGGACGACCGAGCCGATCGGCGACCGCCTGCAACGGCTTCACAAAGTCGTCGGCCTGCCGATGATCGTCACTTACGCGCTGGTGGCCGATGATGATCCGCTGCCCGCATTCGACTTCGATCCGGACGAGGTCGGCCTTCAGGCGATCGGCTGGAACTGCATTCCGCCCGATCGGGCGGTCACGTTGCCCGATCGCCTGCGACGGCCGGTCGGCCTGCCGTTGGTGATGCGTCCCTCGGGGGGCGGCTGGGAGGGGGAGATTCCTCGGTTGCTCGATTGTGGGGTCCGGTATTTCGGCGGTTGTTGCGGGACGACCGAGGCCGACGTGGCCGACTTGCGACGGGCGCTCGGCCCGCCCCAACGGGCAAGGCCATCGGGGTAG
- a CDS encoding glycosyltransferase family 4 protein gives MRICMVTTFFGAHSFGGDAAYVERLAGALARRGHEVHVAHCVDAFESVRGSHPLRPFEPPPGVTVHPLKSKAGILSPIATQVTGRPYFKAEALKDLLDDVKTDVVHFHNISLIGGPAVLEMGSHAVRIMTAHEHWLICPMHLLWKYDRRRCEKQECIKCSLVGKRPPQAWRSTGLIDRSLRQLDALVFPSRHALEEHRARGIGAPLVHLPYFLPDDWSGGIEDEEPGQTKRPYVAAAGRLVRMKGFQRLIPLMRYLPEVDLRIAGTGPYEARLRHLARDLPNVKFDGLLGREGLARLFHGARAVVVPSLFPETFGYVVLEAFSVRTPVIVDVEGGALYENAVGSGGGLGYRTDAELLWSIRRLVHDDELREELSHAGFSRRINEWSEAAHLDRYFELIATIRAGRAGKGPHLPGLGKGRTVADASGGTLSEARTDG, from the coding sequence ATGAGGATCTGCATGGTCACCACCTTCTTCGGCGCCCACAGCTTCGGCGGCGACGCGGCGTACGTCGAGCGGCTGGCCGGAGCGCTGGCGAGGAGGGGGCACGAGGTCCACGTCGCCCACTGCGTCGATGCGTTCGAGTCGGTCCGGGGCTCACATCCGCTCCGCCCATTCGAGCCGCCGCCAGGGGTGACGGTCCACCCGCTCAAGAGCAAGGCGGGGATCCTCTCCCCGATCGCCACCCAGGTGACCGGCCGCCCCTATTTCAAGGCTGAGGCGCTGAAGGACCTGCTGGACGACGTGAAGACCGATGTCGTCCACTTTCACAACATTTCGCTCATCGGCGGGCCCGCGGTTCTGGAGATGGGATCGCACGCGGTTCGCATCATGACGGCACATGAGCACTGGCTCATCTGCCCCATGCACCTGCTTTGGAAATACGACCGCAGGCGATGCGAGAAGCAGGAATGCATCAAATGCAGCCTCGTCGGCAAGCGGCCGCCGCAGGCATGGCGTTCGACGGGCCTGATCGACCGATCGCTCCGGCAGCTCGATGCTCTGGTATTTCCCAGCCGTCACGCGCTGGAGGAACACCGGGCCCGAGGGATCGGCGCTCCGCTGGTCCACCTGCCGTACTTCCTGCCCGATGACTGGTCGGGAGGGATTGAGGACGAGGAGCCGGGCCAGACCAAGCGCCCCTACGTGGCGGCGGCCGGGCGATTGGTTCGCATGAAAGGATTTCAGCGCCTGATTCCGCTGATGCGTTATCTGCCCGAGGTCGATCTACGGATCGCGGGCACCGGGCCGTACGAGGCTCGCCTGCGGCACCTGGCCAGGGATCTGCCGAACGTGAAGTTCGACGGGCTGCTCGGTCGCGAGGGGCTGGCCCGGCTCTTTCACGGGGCAAGAGCGGTGGTGGTGCCGTCACTCTTTCCCGAGACGTTCGGCTATGTGGTGCTGGAGGCGTTCTCGGTCCGAACGCCGGTGATCGTCGATGTCGAAGGCGGCGCCCTGTATGAGAACGCGGTGGGCAGCGGCGGCGGACTCGGCTACCGGACCGATGCCGAATTGCTCTGGTCGATCCGGCGGCTCGTGCATGACGACGAGCTGCGCGAGGAACTGTCGCACGCCGGATTTTCGAGGCGGATCAACGAATGGTCCGAGGCCGCCCACCTCGACCGCTACTTCGAACTGATTGCCACCATCCGCGCCGGTCGGGCCGGAAAGGGGCCGCACCTGCCGGGTCTCGGCAAGGGTCGGACGGTGGCGGACGCCTCGGGAGGAACCCTGAGCGAAGCCCGGACCGACGGGTGA
- a CDS encoding ammonium transporter — translation MIRARSLPFLALTVLALVALFATGWSSGVPVGEEISPGDTAWMLTAAALVLLMTPGLSFFYGGMVGFKNVVSTMLQSVIALGVISLLWVAVGFSLAFGDSIGGIIGNPLTFLMFDGVGGETSEALSPTIPLVLFAMFQLKFAIIAPALITGSFAERVKFSAYLLFMVLFSLVIYSPLAHMTWHPDGLLRNWGVLDFAGGTVVHMSAGFAALAGALLLGQRHSHKNRESHVPANIPFVLLGTGMLWFGWFGFNAGSALGANGDAALAFATTNTASAAAMLAWIFWDWMLGKKPSALGACIGAVVGLVAITPAAGFVTIRESIVIGLVASVVSNIAVHLKTKSTLDDTLDVFPCHGIGGIVGMILTAVFADGGLAEGEFSLFGYHMLALVIVSAFTFFGALALYKVVDFIIPLRVTEEQERIGLDLSQHGESAVGYLLAATVSSNGNGNGHTNGHSETPKPESQAVGSR, via the coding sequence ATGATTCGCGCACGATCGCTTCCGTTTTTGGCACTCACGGTTCTGGCACTGGTCGCGCTTTTTGCGACGGGATGGTCGTCGGGCGTGCCCGTCGGCGAGGAGATCAGCCCCGGCGACACGGCCTGGATGCTCACGGCGGCGGCGCTGGTGTTGTTGATGACGCCGGGCCTGTCGTTCTTCTATGGCGGCATGGTCGGCTTCAAGAATGTCGTGTCGACGATGCTGCAAAGCGTCATCGCGCTGGGGGTGATCAGCCTGCTCTGGGTGGCCGTCGGCTTCAGCCTGGCCTTTGGCGACAGCATCGGCGGGATCATCGGCAACCCCTTGACGTTCCTGATGTTCGACGGCGTCGGCGGTGAGACGAGCGAGGCGCTTTCGCCGACGATCCCGCTGGTGCTGTTCGCGATGTTCCAGCTCAAGTTTGCGATCATCGCTCCGGCCCTGATCACCGGATCGTTCGCCGAGCGGGTGAAGTTCTCGGCCTACCTGCTGTTCATGGTCCTGTTCAGCCTGGTGATCTACTCCCCTCTGGCGCACATGACCTGGCATCCGGACGGCCTCTTGCGCAACTGGGGGGTGCTCGACTTCGCCGGCGGCACGGTGGTGCACATGTCGGCCGGTTTTGCGGCCCTGGCCGGGGCCTTGCTGCTCGGCCAGCGGCACAGCCACAAGAACCGCGAGAGCCACGTACCGGCCAATATTCCCTTCGTCTTGCTGGGCACGGGAATGCTCTGGTTCGGCTGGTTCGGCTTCAACGCCGGATCGGCGCTGGGGGCCAATGGGGACGCGGCCCTGGCCTTTGCCACCACGAATACGGCGTCGGCCGCGGCCATGCTCGCCTGGATCTTCTGGGACTGGATGCTCGGCAAGAAGCCGTCGGCCCTGGGGGCCTGCATCGGGGCGGTGGTCGGCCTGGTGGCGATCACCCCGGCGGCCGGGTTTGTCACGATCCGGGAGAGCATCGTCATCGGCCTGGTGGCGAGCGTCGTGAGCAACATCGCCGTCCACCTCAAGACGAAATCCACGCTCGACGACACGCTCGACGTCTTCCCCTGCCACGGCATCGGCGGCATCGTGGGGATGATCCTCACCGCGGTTTTTGCCGACGGCGGCCTGGCCGAAGGGGAGTTCAGCCTGTTCGGCTATCACATGCTGGCGTTGGTGATCGTCTCGGCCTTCACCTTCTTCGGGGCCCTGGCTCTGTACAAGGTGGTCGATTTCATCATCCCGCTCCGCGTGACCGAGGAGCAGGAACGGATCGGGCTCGACCTCAGCCAGCATGGCGAGTCGGCCGTCGGCTATCTGCTCGCCGCCACCGTCTCCAGCAACGGCAATGGCAACGGCCACACCAACGGCCACTCCGAGACGCCGAAGCCCGAGTCTCAAGCAGTCGGCAGTCGGTAG
- a CDS encoding endonuclease/exonuclease/phosphatase family protein, translating into MRPRVSLPTFLARMMRAVPAWIAAVAVSAGLTPPAGADEPVRLRVLSYNIHHARGLDDEVDLERIARAINAVEPDVVALQEVDRNVARSGSVDQPAELARLTGTEAVFDRNIPLQGGEYGNALLTRLPILDRRNVHLPSFYEGEQRGCLVVDVQGPGNVGPIRVLATHLDYRGPNDERLASADLIAEIASEHPDRPTILMGDLNALPDSPTLQRFDANWTRTNTEPLPTYPSEGPTRQIDYILVRPEGHWRVVEIRVLEEPVASDHSPIFAVLEWVGNAD; encoded by the coding sequence ATGCGTCCGCGCGTTTCGCTCCCGACATTCCTCGCCAGGATGATGCGAGCTGTTCCTGCCTGGATTGCCGCCGTCGCCGTGTCGGCCGGGCTGACTCCCCCGGCCGGGGCTGATGAGCCGGTGCGCCTCCGCGTGCTGAGCTACAACATCCACCACGCCCGAGGGCTTGACGACGAGGTGGACCTGGAGCGGATCGCCCGCGCCATCAACGCGGTCGAGCCTGATGTCGTCGCCCTGCAAGAAGTCGATCGCAACGTGGCACGCTCCGGTTCCGTCGACCAGCCCGCCGAGCTGGCTCGCCTGACCGGCACCGAGGCCGTCTTCGACCGCAACATCCCCCTGCAAGGGGGCGAGTACGGCAATGCCCTGCTGACGCGATTGCCGATCCTCGATCGCCGTAACGTCCACCTGCCCAGCTTTTATGAAGGCGAACAGCGCGGCTGCCTGGTCGTCGATGTGCAAGGCCCCGGCAACGTGGGACCGATCCGGGTGCTCGCCACCCACCTCGACTACCGAGGCCCGAACGACGAGCGCCTCGCCTCGGCCGACCTCATCGCCGAGATCGCCAGCGAGCATCCCGACCGCCCGACGATCCTCATGGGAGACCTCAACGCCCTGCCCGACAGCCCGACCCTTCAGCGCTTCGATGCCAACTGGACCCGAACCAACACCGAACCCCTGCCGACCTACCCCTCCGAAGGCCCAACCCGGCAGATCGACTACATCCTCGTCCGTCCGGAAGGCCACTGGCGCGTGGTCGAGATCCGCGTGCTCGAAGAGCCGGTCGCCTCGGACCACAGCCCGATCTTCGCCGTCCTCGAATGGGTTGGCAACGCCGACTGA
- a CDS encoding anthranilate synthase component II, with translation MIALIDNYDSFTYNLVQRLGEIDPTLDLWVVRNDQTTPEEIASKAPTHVIISPGPCSPNEAGISMAVVEQFAGKVPLLGVCLGHQCIGQVFGGSIVRADRIMHGKTSLIFHDGKGVYRGLPNPFEATRYHSLILKPDTVPPDFEVVAWTDQQEIMGIRHHVWPLEGVQYHPESFLTDAGTDLLRNFIGK, from the coding sequence ATGATCGCTCTGATCGACAACTACGACTCGTTCACGTACAACCTTGTTCAGCGCCTCGGCGAAATTGACCCGACGCTCGATCTCTGGGTCGTCCGGAACGATCAGACGACTCCCGAGGAAATCGCCTCGAAAGCGCCGACGCACGTGATCATCTCCCCCGGCCCCTGCTCGCCGAACGAGGCGGGCATCTCGATGGCCGTGGTCGAGCAGTTCGCGGGCAAGGTCCCCTTGCTGGGGGTTTGCCTCGGGCACCAGTGCATCGGGCAGGTCTTCGGCGGCTCGATCGTCCGCGCCGATCGGATCATGCACGGCAAGACGTCGCTGATCTTCCACGACGGCAAAGGGGTCTACCGCGGCCTGCCGAACCCGTTCGAGGCCACCCGCTACCACAGCCTGATTCTCAAGCCCGACACCGTCCCGCCCGACTTCGAGGTCGTCGCCTGGACCGATCAACAGGAGATCATGGGCATCCGCCATCACGTCTGGCCGCTGGAAGGCGTGCAGTACCACCCCGAGAGCTTCCTGACCGACGCCGGCACCGACTTGCTGCGGAACTTCATCGGCAAGTGA
- a CDS encoding molybdopterin molybdotransferase MoeA — MLSVAEALRAVLDHAQALPPRQVPLADALGTVLAESVTADRDLPPFDKALLDGFAVRSADLQGDGPFDLDVIEEITAGRVPTKAIGPGQCSAIMTGAPMPDGADAVVMVEDSTRTGDRVTLTPRKPVTRDAGRLTKGREMREGETLLGPGDRLDPVTLGLLASVGWASPMVVPRPVVSIVSTGDEIVPPDQTPGPGQIRNSNATMLDALVRASAAESAVAPIAPDEPTRLRAILAEGLTRDVMLITGGVSAGKLDLVPGTLEGLGMTAVFHKIRLKPGKPLLFGIGPERPGGLPGTLVFGLPGNPVSGVVGFLLFVAPALRVLRGLEGGPAATLTARLAKPFAHRGDRPTFFPARLSEGAVVEPLNWAGSADLRTVALADGFAAFEAGDRDYDAGTSVPFLPLPRIDPDTSRGSS, encoded by the coding sequence ATGCTCTCCGTCGCCGAAGCCCTCCGCGCCGTGCTCGATCATGCCCAGGCCCTTCCCCCTCGCCAGGTGCCCCTGGCCGATGCCCTTGGGACCGTTCTGGCCGAATCGGTGACGGCCGATCGGGATCTCCCACCGTTCGACAAGGCCCTGCTCGACGGCTTCGCCGTGCGATCGGCCGACCTTCAGGGGGATGGCCCGTTCGACCTGGACGTGATCGAGGAGATCACCGCCGGCCGGGTGCCGACCAAGGCAATTGGCCCCGGCCAGTGCTCGGCGATCATGACCGGCGCCCCGATGCCCGACGGAGCCGACGCCGTCGTGATGGTCGAGGACAGCACACGAACCGGCGACCGTGTCACCCTCACTCCCCGCAAACCGGTCACCCGAGACGCCGGCCGCCTGACGAAAGGCCGCGAGATGCGGGAGGGGGAAACCCTGCTTGGCCCCGGCGATCGGCTCGACCCGGTGACGCTCGGTCTGCTGGCGTCGGTCGGCTGGGCCTCGCCGATGGTCGTGCCCCGGCCGGTCGTCTCCATCGTCTCAACCGGCGACGAGATCGTGCCGCCCGATCAGACCCCGGGGCCGGGGCAGATTCGCAACAGCAACGCCACGATGCTCGATGCCCTGGTGCGGGCCTCGGCCGCAGAGAGTGCCGTGGCTCCCATCGCGCCGGACGAACCGACACGGTTGCGAGCAATCCTGGCCGAGGGCCTGACCCGAGACGTCATGCTCATCACCGGAGGCGTTTCGGCCGGGAAGCTCGACCTGGTGCCGGGCACGCTGGAAGGGCTCGGCATGACCGCCGTCTTCCACAAGATCCGGCTCAAGCCGGGCAAGCCTTTGCTGTTCGGAATCGGGCCGGAACGCCCCGGTGGATTGCCCGGAACCCTCGTCTTCGGCTTGCCGGGGAACCCGGTGAGCGGCGTCGTGGGCTTCCTCCTGTTCGTCGCCCCGGCCTTGCGAGTCCTTCGCGGGCTTGAAGGAGGCCCGGCCGCGACCCTCACCGCCCGACTGGCCAAACCGTTCGCCCACCGGGGGGATCGGCCTACCTTCTTCCCCGCCCGCCTGAGCGAGGGAGCGGTTGTCGAGCCCTTGAACTGGGCCGGCTCGGCCGACCTCCGCACCGTGGCCCTGGCCGATGGCTTCGCTGCCTTCGAGGCCGGCGACCGCGACTACGACGCCGGCACGTCCGTTCCCTTCCTTCCCCTGCCCCGGATCGACCCCGATACGTCTCGGGGCAGCTCGTGA
- a CDS encoding CehA/McbA family metallohydrolase translates to MSGTLHLFVSRGLLGLSLLCVTVLTRAEAPGAEVGSVRLQIVGPGESGAAEPMPARVSLSGPDGEPVLPPGLPNWRDHFNCDGTVELDLDPGSYAYVVERGPEFTRSAGKFMIEAGKRVDLTVPLERLVDLPALGWYSGETHVHRPPSDLPLLLRSEDLHLAPVLTVWNRTSYWRDRPLPDQRLLELEPGRAYHLMACEDERRGGALLYFNLERPLDLDADGPEAPSPVVHLREAVAEQGAWVDVEKPFWWDMPTWVATGHVRSIGIAHNHMWRLGVLDNEAWGRPRDRDQYPPPRGNGLYTQDIYYRLLNCGLRIPPSAGSASGVLPNPVGYNRVFVHLDAPFSYEAWWQGLAEGRSFVTNGPLLVVSANGEHPGSVLQSPEGEPVQLEFDVQLWSNDPIEAIEVVRDGQVVHRIDDPDLGEPIRLDALHFDQSGWCLVRAIADVPETFRFASTAPFSIEVGEPRRPVHRPDVEYFLRWIDARIEAIEADPEGLLTDPSVRQSVLEPHREARQFFERLLGQAE, encoded by the coding sequence ATGTCGGGCACCCTGCACCTGTTTGTGTCTCGCGGCTTGCTGGGCCTGAGCCTGCTGTGCGTGACGGTTCTGACGCGGGCCGAGGCGCCTGGGGCCGAGGTCGGATCGGTGCGGCTCCAGATCGTCGGGCCGGGCGAGTCGGGAGCGGCCGAACCCATGCCCGCCAGGGTGTCGCTCAGCGGCCCCGACGGCGAGCCGGTGCTCCCTCCCGGCCTGCCGAACTGGCGCGACCACTTCAACTGCGACGGAACGGTCGAGCTCGACCTGGACCCCGGCTCGTATGCGTACGTCGTCGAGCGGGGGCCGGAATTCACCCGATCGGCAGGGAAATTCATGATAGAGGCCGGGAAACGCGTGGACCTGACCGTGCCGCTGGAACGGCTGGTTGACCTGCCGGCGCTCGGCTGGTATTCGGGCGAAACCCATGTCCATCGTCCGCCAAGCGACCTGCCGCTGTTGCTCCGGTCGGAGGATCTGCATCTGGCCCCGGTCCTCACCGTCTGGAATCGAACGAGTTACTGGCGCGATCGTCCCTTGCCGGATCAACGGCTCCTTGAGCTCGAACCGGGGCGGGCGTACCACCTGATGGCCTGCGAGGACGAACGCCGGGGCGGGGCGTTGCTGTACTTCAACCTGGAGCGGCCCCTCGACCTGGATGCGGACGGTCCCGAGGCCCCCTCTCCGGTCGTCCACCTCCGCGAGGCCGTGGCGGAGCAGGGGGCGTGGGTCGACGTGGAGAAGCCGTTCTGGTGGGACATGCCGACCTGGGTGGCGACCGGCCACGTCCGGTCGATCGGGATCGCTCACAATCACATGTGGCGTCTCGGCGTTCTGGACAACGAGGCGTGGGGGCGACCGAGGGACCGCGACCAGTATCCCCCGCCTCGCGGCAACGGCCTCTACACTCAGGACATCTACTACCGGCTGCTCAACTGCGGCCTCCGGATTCCCCCGTCGGCCGGTTCCGCCTCGGGTGTCTTGCCCAACCCGGTCGGATACAACCGGGTGTTCGTCCACCTCGATGCTCCGTTCTCGTACGAGGCCTGGTGGCAGGGGCTCGCCGAGGGCAGGTCGTTCGTGACCAACGGCCCGCTCCTGGTCGTCAGCGCCAACGGCGAGCATCCCGGCAGCGTCTTGCAATCGCCCGAGGGTGAGCCGGTCCAGCTCGAGTTCGACGTGCAACTCTGGTCGAATGACCCGATCGAGGCCATTGAGGTCGTCCGAGACGGCCAGGTCGTTCATCGGATTGACGATCCGGACCTCGGCGAGCCGATCCGGCTCGATGCGCTCCACTTCGATCAGAGCGGTTGGTGTCTCGTTCGGGCGATCGCCGACGTGCCGGAGACGTTTCGATTCGCCAGCACCGCCCCGTTCTCCATCGAGGTTGGGGAGCCACGTCGGCCCGTCCACAGGCCGGACGTGGAGTATTTTCTCCGCTGGATCGACGCTCGGATCGAGGCGATCGAGGCGGACCCCGAAGGCCTCCTGACCGATCCGTCGGTCAGGCAAAGCGTTCTGGAACCGCATCGGGAGGCTCGGCAGTTCTTTGAGCGGCTTCTGGGCCAGGCGGAGTGA